In Gemmata obscuriglobus, a single genomic region encodes these proteins:
- a CDS encoding sensor histidine kinase, producing the protein MSTDAIPPAPEPVDAPRFSPWRYTGRLAPLAVLWAVLVGLLAWLLVTRANWNEDSDRADVREWVDNTRVFRKTLAELVKEYVDLLHAPDVPNRADRAHDKRAEIRQHLEAMVEPTRMYTAQLPLFPNVYALEVEFAGVRDADGAPAETLGWTSPKPRPGGSAKAQLRTLEVEPPLDRPGARATVRCVYQLHSFNRMQQQQDEFRHWQTIAAGVIVPTTLLAVFLVVRAVRREQARELEKWRAAAEAEHRERELLAAQVERELIERNLLEVRVRQQELERASEELGRKLLEQELNAAQHKTRAAEAEREALEMKSQLYASIGIMAGSYAHNIKNLLVRPNDLIARCMEAADGPQHEMLDEVKSTLGTVTERLQQILRTVRRDPANAEVTRVDALALFRDTQRTWAETGRDKWKLAVTADVAPGSALVTGDLSHLQQAVENLVFNARDATFEMRNYLRDEAKRETDPAARRQKLMAAAGWKGEVHLTARRDGDHVVLEVRDNGIGMTDEVRRNCLKTHFSTKRDNALYEGYSAGMGLGLSFVAMVLEHHGGELEIESAPLRGTTFRVRFPLVAE; encoded by the coding sequence ATGAGTACGGACGCGATCCCCCCGGCCCCCGAGCCGGTCGACGCGCCGCGGTTCTCTCCCTGGCGCTACACCGGCCGGCTGGCCCCGCTCGCGGTCCTGTGGGCGGTCCTGGTCGGGCTCCTGGCGTGGCTGCTGGTGACCCGCGCCAACTGGAACGAGGACTCCGACCGCGCCGACGTGCGCGAGTGGGTCGACAACACCCGCGTGTTCCGCAAGACGCTCGCGGAACTCGTCAAGGAGTACGTCGACCTGCTCCACGCCCCGGACGTGCCCAACCGGGCCGACCGCGCCCACGACAAGCGGGCCGAGATCCGGCAGCACCTCGAAGCGATGGTCGAGCCGACCCGCATGTACACCGCTCAGCTCCCGCTGTTCCCCAACGTGTACGCGCTGGAGGTCGAGTTCGCGGGGGTCCGCGACGCCGACGGGGCGCCGGCGGAGACGCTCGGGTGGACCTCCCCGAAGCCGCGGCCCGGCGGGTCCGCGAAGGCGCAACTGCGCACCCTCGAGGTGGAGCCGCCGCTGGACCGCCCCGGCGCCCGCGCGACGGTGCGGTGCGTGTACCAGTTGCACTCGTTCAACCGGATGCAGCAGCAGCAGGACGAGTTCCGGCACTGGCAGACGATCGCGGCCGGGGTGATCGTGCCGACCACCCTGCTGGCGGTGTTCCTGGTGGTGCGCGCGGTCCGGCGCGAGCAGGCCCGGGAGCTCGAAAAGTGGCGCGCGGCCGCCGAGGCCGAGCACCGGGAGCGCGAGCTGCTCGCGGCGCAGGTGGAGCGCGAGCTGATCGAGCGCAACCTGCTGGAGGTCCGCGTCCGCCAGCAGGAGCTCGAGCGGGCGAGCGAGGAGCTGGGCCGCAAGCTGCTCGAACAGGAGCTGAACGCCGCGCAGCACAAGACCCGCGCCGCCGAGGCCGAGCGCGAGGCGCTGGAGATGAAGTCGCAGCTCTACGCCAGCATCGGCATCATGGCGGGCAGCTACGCGCACAACATCAAGAACCTGCTGGTGCGGCCGAACGACCTGATCGCGCGGTGCATGGAAGCGGCCGACGGGCCGCAGCACGAGATGCTCGACGAGGTGAAATCCACCCTGGGCACGGTGACGGAGCGGTTGCAGCAGATCCTGCGCACGGTGCGGCGCGACCCGGCCAACGCGGAGGTGACCCGGGTGGACGCGCTCGCCCTGTTCCGCGACACGCAGCGCACCTGGGCCGAGACGGGCCGCGACAAGTGGAAGCTCGCGGTGACGGCCGACGTGGCGCCCGGCTCCGCGCTCGTGACCGGCGACCTCTCGCACCTCCAGCAGGCGGTGGAGAACCTGGTGTTCAACGCCCGCGACGCCACGTTCGAGATGCGGAACTACCTCCGCGACGAGGCCAAGCGCGAGACGGACCCGGCGGCCCGGCGGCAGAAACTCATGGCGGCCGCCGGCTGGAAGGGCGAGGTCCACCTGACCGCGCGCCGGGACGGGGACCACGTGGTTCTCGAAGTGCGCGACAACGGCATCGGGATGACGGACGAGGTGCGCCGCAACTGCCTGAAGACGCACTTCAGCACCAAGCGCGACAACGCGCTGTACGAGGGGTACAGCGCCGGCATGGGGCTCGGGCTGTCGTTCGTGGCCATGGTCCTGGAGCACCACGGCGGGGAGCTGGAGATCGAATCGGCCCCGCTCCGGGGCACCACCTTCCGCGTGCGGTTCCCGCTGGTCGCGGAGTGA
- the coxB gene encoding cytochrome c oxidase subunit II gives MNLLPLVPERASTLADQFEFLFWYMSITMGLVGLGVYAALAYFCVRYRRGQGTGSTPRILGSTRLELTWTIIPLFVFLTFYAWGVMVYDHHTHAPADAEEVFIIGKQWMWKAQYANGQRVIIGGNPRNMTEAERNSIGKLVLPINRPVKLTLTSEDVIHDFGVPAFRSKVDVLPGRYTSVWYQPTKLGEYHIYCDQYCGTWHSLMVGKIAVVQEDEYRKFLQGYEPLQGSDNPVDGSLAQQGQQLFLKLQCINCHSADAKARAPVLEGLYGSTVPLAGGGKEVADDHYIIESIRRPRLKQVEGWEKIMPAYDESQVSADEMNALVAYIRKLGRGQTPKNNQQFPPPVGAPTTPTERGTTSPEKK, from the coding sequence ATGAACCTGTTGCCGTTAGTTCCCGAGCGGGCCTCCACGCTGGCGGACCAGTTCGAGTTCCTGTTCTGGTACATGTCCATCACGATGGGCCTGGTGGGGCTCGGCGTGTACGCCGCGCTCGCGTACTTCTGCGTCCGCTACCGCCGCGGGCAGGGGACCGGCTCCACGCCGCGCATCCTCGGCTCCACCCGGCTCGAGCTGACCTGGACGATCATCCCGCTGTTCGTGTTCCTCACCTTCTACGCCTGGGGCGTGATGGTGTACGACCACCACACCCACGCGCCGGCCGACGCCGAAGAGGTGTTCATCATCGGCAAGCAGTGGATGTGGAAGGCCCAGTACGCGAACGGCCAGCGGGTCATCATCGGCGGGAACCCCCGCAACATGACCGAAGCCGAGCGCAACTCGATCGGCAAGCTCGTGCTGCCGATCAACCGCCCGGTGAAGCTGACCCTGACGTCCGAGGACGTGATCCACGACTTCGGGGTGCCCGCGTTCCGCTCGAAGGTGGACGTGCTGCCCGGCCGGTACACGAGCGTGTGGTACCAGCCCACCAAGCTCGGCGAGTACCACATTTACTGCGACCAGTATTGCGGCACGTGGCACTCGCTGATGGTCGGCAAGATCGCGGTGGTGCAGGAGGACGAGTACCGGAAGTTCTTGCAGGGCTACGAGCCGCTGCAGGGCTCCGACAACCCGGTGGACGGGTCGCTCGCCCAGCAGGGCCAGCAGCTCTTCCTCAAGCTCCAGTGCATCAACTGCCACAGCGCCGACGCCAAGGCCCGGGCGCCGGTGCTGGAGGGGCTGTACGGCAGCACCGTCCCGCTCGCCGGGGGCGGCAAAGAGGTCGCCGACGACCACTACATCATCGAGTCGATCCGCCGCCCGCGCCTGAAGCAGGTCGAGGGGTGGGAGAAGATCATGCCGGCGTACGACGAGAGCCAGGTGTCGGCCGACGAGATGAACGCCCTGGTGGCGTACATTCGCAAGCTGGGCCGAGGCCAGACGCCGAAGAACAACCAGCAGTTCCCGCCGCCCGTCGGGGCCCCGACCACGCCGACCGAACGCGGAACGACCTCGCCGGAGAAGAAGTAA
- a CDS encoding c-type cytochrome produces MSDQPYYRPLEETEFFPDKRASRPIERNTIHRGQYLESDPLVTGLTQDEWKRAYEYSRPIAKLDAVTVSEEDRKTRAFGAPRIAPGDATKVFVDEYPFQMTHADLKRGQERYTIFCAVCHGPYGNGQGKIWERGYLTPTSFHTKEVTADEVKLKNPAEKLGYSRGYKLWGHEVPMTDAPVGYYFEVITKGYGGMPSYSAQIDAKDRWRIIAYVRLLQLSQSAEAAKLPPELKKLVDEAGGKK; encoded by the coding sequence ATGTCCGACCAGCCGTACTACCGGCCGCTGGAAGAGACCGAGTTCTTCCCGGACAAGCGGGCCAGCCGGCCCATCGAACGCAACACGATCCACCGCGGGCAGTACCTGGAGAGCGACCCGCTCGTGACCGGACTGACCCAGGACGAGTGGAAGCGGGCCTACGAGTACAGCCGCCCCATCGCGAAGCTGGACGCGGTGACGGTTTCCGAAGAGGACCGCAAGACCCGCGCCTTCGGCGCCCCGAGGATCGCCCCGGGCGACGCCACCAAGGTGTTCGTAGACGAGTACCCGTTCCAGATGACCCACGCGGACCTGAAACGCGGCCAGGAGCGGTACACCATCTTCTGCGCGGTGTGCCACGGCCCGTACGGGAACGGTCAGGGCAAGATCTGGGAGCGCGGGTACCTCACGCCGACCTCGTTCCACACCAAAGAGGTGACGGCGGACGAGGTGAAGCTGAAGAACCCGGCCGAGAAGCTGGGGTACTCCCGCGGGTACAAGCTGTGGGGCCACGAGGTGCCGATGACGGACGCCCCGGTCGGCTACTACTTCGAGGTCATCACGAAGGGGTACGGCGGCATGCCGAGCTACTCCGCGCAGATCGACGCGAAGGACCGCTGGCGGATCATCGCCTACGTCCGGCTGCTGCAACTGAGCCAGAGCGCCGAGGCGGCGAAGCTGCCCCCCGAACTTAAGAAGCTGGTCGACGAGGCGGGAGGAAAGAAGTGA
- a CDS encoding cytochrome c3 family protein: MPQIFPKALNPIAKMLVLGLPLLAGGTGVGGAAFYRSQYATGVEEIRPQPVAFSHAHHVGQLGIHCVYCHTSVEKAGFANVPPTKTCMNCHQQIWQGADLLAPVRNSYKEDKPIEWLRVHNLPHYAYFNHSIHVAKGVGCQSCHGRLDQQNLTKQESTLLMEWCIACHRTPEKNLRPKSEVFSMTYDVSKPAVWTAEDFPPNSPAAAEHVGKQRPTTQKEMGLFLKEQYHVRDAVTLTNCSMCHR, translated from the coding sequence ATGCCCCAGATCTTTCCCAAGGCGCTGAACCCGATCGCCAAGATGCTCGTCCTGGGCCTGCCGCTGCTGGCCGGCGGCACGGGCGTCGGCGGGGCCGCGTTCTACCGGTCTCAGTACGCGACCGGGGTCGAAGAGATCCGGCCCCAGCCGGTCGCGTTCAGCCACGCGCACCACGTCGGTCAGCTCGGCATCCACTGCGTGTACTGCCACACGTCGGTCGAGAAGGCCGGGTTCGCCAACGTGCCGCCCACCAAGACCTGCATGAACTGCCACCAGCAGATCTGGCAGGGGGCGGACCTGCTGGCCCCGGTCCGCAACAGCTACAAGGAAGACAAGCCGATCGAGTGGCTGCGGGTCCACAACCTGCCGCACTATGCGTACTTCAACCACTCGATCCACGTCGCAAAGGGCGTCGGGTGCCAGTCGTGCCACGGCCGGTTGGACCAGCAGAACCTGACCAAGCAGGAGAGCACCCTGCTAATGGAGTGGTGCATCGCGTGCCACCGCACCCCCGAGAAGAACCTGCGGCCCAAGTCCGAAGTGTTCTCCATGACCTACGACGTGTCGAAGCCGGCGGTGTGGACCGCCGAGGACTTCCCGCCCAACAGCCCGGCGGCCGCCGAGCACGTCGGCAAGCAGCGCCCCACCACGCAAAAGGAAATGGGGCTGTTCCTGAAGGAGCAGTACCACGTGCGGGACGCCGTCACGCTCACCAACTGCTCGATGTGCCACCGGTAA
- a CDS encoding DUF3341 domain-containing protein → MSTTVTPGAAHDPGPAHHHPDPTVPVLWGVLAEFETADQMSHATAAVTKAGYTHVDAYSPYPVGEAADALNFPKSEMGPIMFIGGLTGACAGFIMQYWANTYGYSLNIAGRPYFSWPSFVPVTFEMMVLTTALSGFFGLMALCGLPRFNHPLFNSAKFDRASRDRFFVCIEATDPQFDAAKARELFNGLHPLSVEEVME, encoded by the coding sequence GTGAGTACGACCGTCACCCCGGGTGCGGCCCACGATCCGGGCCCCGCGCATCACCACCCGGACCCCACCGTGCCCGTGCTGTGGGGCGTCCTGGCCGAGTTCGAGACCGCCGACCAGATGTCGCACGCCACGGCGGCGGTGACCAAGGCGGGCTACACGCACGTGGACGCGTACAGCCCGTACCCGGTCGGCGAGGCCGCGGACGCGCTCAACTTCCCCAAGAGCGAGATGGGGCCGATCATGTTCATCGGTGGGCTCACCGGTGCGTGCGCGGGCTTCATCATGCAGTACTGGGCGAACACGTACGGCTACTCGCTGAACATCGCCGGCCGGCCGTACTTCTCGTGGCCGTCGTTCGTGCCGGTCACGTTCGAGATGATGGTGCTGACCACCGCGCTGTCGGGCTTCTTCGGCCTGATGGCGCTGTGCGGGCTGCCGCGGTTCAACCACCCGCTGTTCAACAGCGCGAAGTTCGACCGGGCCTCGCGGGACCGGTTCTTCGTGTGTATCGAGGCGACGGACCCGCAGTTCGACGCCGCCAAGGCCCGCGAGCTCTTTAACGGCCTCCACCCGCTGTCGGTCGAGGAGGTGATGGAATGA
- a CDS encoding SCO family protein — translation MIRGSRFSPVAVLAALAVVCVLPVPAAAGPDGVVPDHDRPRSNKYEARIDEMIGAQVPLEVAFRDEGDKPVTLRECIGGKPTILVPVYYRCPMLCSEVLNGLVKALRDMREKHNYLVGQQFNVVTVSMDPKEHGGLATEKKAAYVGEYGDERAANGWRFLTGTKDAVQVLLDGVGYRFEFDKMLKEYNHPSALIILSPEGKVTRYFYGIGYDKEYPVEGPEVVGPNGKTTQPTTTLRLSLLEAADGKGGSLAERVLMLCYRYDRLHQGYSLNVLRVVQLGGIVTLVLVVGGVFLALNREKLLGVFLRDAVPYVLGLIVMPFFGLVALIVASPDAALKLSPKLLVPYYVVAGGALYAWHRSRARLAAAAPGGSNPTLPPEGTA, via the coding sequence GTGATTCGCGGTTCGCGATTCTCGCCCGTTGCCGTACTCGCGGCTCTCGCGGTTGTGTGCGTGCTGCCGGTGCCGGCTGCGGCCGGTCCCGACGGCGTCGTGCCCGATCACGACCGGCCGCGGAGCAACAAGTACGAGGCGCGGATCGACGAAATGATCGGCGCCCAGGTGCCGCTCGAGGTCGCGTTCCGCGACGAGGGCGACAAACCGGTCACCCTGCGCGAGTGCATCGGCGGCAAGCCCACGATTCTGGTGCCGGTCTACTACCGGTGCCCGATGCTGTGCAGCGAAGTGCTGAACGGCCTGGTAAAGGCTCTTCGCGACATGCGGGAGAAGCACAACTACCTCGTCGGTCAGCAGTTCAACGTCGTCACGGTGAGCATGGACCCGAAGGAGCACGGCGGGCTGGCGACGGAGAAGAAGGCCGCCTACGTGGGCGAGTACGGCGACGAACGGGCCGCGAACGGGTGGCGGTTCCTGACCGGCACCAAGGACGCGGTCCAGGTGCTGCTCGACGGCGTCGGGTATCGGTTCGAGTTCGACAAGATGCTGAAGGAGTACAACCACCCCAGCGCGCTCATCATCCTGTCCCCGGAGGGGAAGGTGACGCGGTACTTCTACGGCATCGGTTACGACAAAGAGTACCCGGTTGAAGGCCCCGAGGTGGTCGGCCCGAACGGTAAGACGACCCAGCCGACGACCACCCTGAGGCTGTCGCTGCTCGAAGCGGCCGACGGGAAGGGCGGGTCCCTCGCCGAACGGGTGCTGATGCTGTGCTACCGGTACGACCGGCTGCACCAGGGGTACTCGCTGAACGTGCTGCGGGTGGTCCAGCTCGGCGGCATCGTGACGCTGGTGCTGGTCGTCGGCGGGGTGTTCCTGGCGCTGAACCGCGAGAAACTGCTCGGCGTGTTCCTCCGCGACGCCGTGCCTTACGTACTGGGCCTGATCGTTATGCCGTTCTTCGGGCTGGTCGCGCTCATTGTCGCGTCGCCCGACGCGGCCCTGAAACTGTCTCCGAAATTGTTGGTGCCGTACTACGTCGTTGCGGGCGGCGCGCTGTACGCCTGGCACCGCTCGCGGGCGCGGCTCGCCGCGGCAGCGCCGGGCGGCTCGAATCCCACACTGCCCCCCGAGGGGACCGCATGA
- a CDS encoding TAT-variant-translocated molybdopterin oxidoreductase produces MKPDSTETPAGRPAAPTMWRGMDELAASPEFLAAAMNEFPEGATELADEPSRRRFMALMGASVALATGAGCNLRPAAQRKIVPYTTQPDELTPGLPLYFASAASLGGYGQGVLVRSNEGRPTKVEGNPEHPSSLGGASIHTLASVLDLYDPDRSRGVTRRGVPAGYDEALAALRAKLYPNGTANAGLKLRILTETVTSPTLGRLIGSLLSTFPAARWVQYDAVGSENAKAGSAKAFGTPNNTALAATYDFAKADVVLSLDSDFLSDGPGHVRYSRDFADRRKVRQDGKSLEDIAAGKRAPEGVQPGALNRLYVVESMPTNAGAVSDHRLPLKASQLEAFARELAKELGVPGAPAGALPADAKLAKDWIKPLAADLKAKTGKSVVVVGEHAPASVHALAFAINQHLGNIGQTVKLIPTPEVTVAGKMSDLKTLTKELADKAFDALLVVGAVNPAHTAPADFDFAAALKAAGEDAAKLTLHLGQRQDETGVLCQWHINEAHYLEAWGDIRGHDGTVAVQQPLIAPLHGGKGVIEFFGAIVPSAADGDAKLGARVSAATQDPYEVVRATWRAWYDEKNKGAAPGGFEVFWQQSVRSGVVAGSAPAPVAAKLTADWAAGAAAPAPAGGDYELNIRACPSLHDGRFANNGWLQELPKPLTKISWDNAAFLSPKTADKLGVSTSFHWTAGEHGRAEVNVVEIEVAGRKIKAPVWILPGHVDDSVTIHLGHGRDGARAGSVAGVYTDAAIMGWGKEVNVDGKPVAGFDAYPVRTSAALWTASAKVTKTAATYLLACTQGHWSMAEKDPVSGKVLDRKPVRKGTVEEYKKNPAFAKIPPMAAGETEEINLNLPLPKAKDPSKDPVKSHHPHDGRLHPLNMYKPAEGLTPDLKEAQRRRWGMAIDLSACTGCGACVVACIGENNIPVVGKNQVTKGREMHWIRIDRYYETTTTPDMKDASAKDAAAIRTYFQPVMCVQCENAPCEIVCPVGATVHSSDGLNDMAYNRCVGTRYCSNNCPYKVRRFNFLTFQDWATDTLKLGRNPDVSVRSRGVMEKCTFCVQRIRGAEIVAEREFRQIRDGEILTACQSACPSGAIVFGDLNDAESAVSKWKNEPANYGLLAEINTRPRLTHMAAIRNPNPAMPKGN; encoded by the coding sequence ATGAAACCCGACAGCACGGAAACGCCCGCGGGCCGGCCGGCCGCGCCGACGATGTGGCGCGGAATGGACGAACTCGCGGCCTCGCCGGAGTTCCTGGCCGCGGCGATGAACGAGTTCCCCGAGGGGGCGACCGAACTCGCCGACGAGCCGAGCCGGCGCCGGTTCATGGCGCTGATGGGCGCGTCTGTGGCGCTCGCCACCGGCGCCGGGTGCAACCTGCGCCCGGCGGCCCAGCGCAAGATCGTGCCGTACACCACGCAACCGGACGAACTCACCCCCGGGCTGCCGCTGTACTTCGCCAGCGCGGCGTCGCTGGGCGGTTACGGCCAGGGCGTGCTGGTCCGCAGCAACGAGGGCCGGCCGACCAAGGTCGAGGGGAACCCGGAGCACCCGTCGAGCCTCGGCGGCGCGAGCATCCACACGCTCGCCTCGGTGCTCGACCTGTACGACCCGGATCGCTCCCGCGGGGTCACCCGCCGCGGCGTCCCCGCCGGCTACGACGAGGCGCTCGCCGCGCTCCGCGCGAAGCTGTACCCGAACGGGACCGCGAACGCCGGCCTCAAGCTCCGCATCCTCACCGAAACGGTCACGTCGCCGACCCTGGGGCGGCTCATCGGCAGCCTGCTGAGCACGTTCCCGGCGGCCCGCTGGGTGCAGTACGACGCGGTCGGCAGCGAGAACGCCAAGGCCGGCAGCGCGAAGGCGTTCGGCACCCCGAACAACACCGCCCTGGCCGCGACGTATGACTTCGCCAAGGCCGACGTCGTCCTGTCGCTCGACTCCGATTTCCTGTCCGACGGGCCGGGGCACGTTCGGTACAGCCGCGACTTCGCGGACCGCCGCAAGGTCCGCCAGGACGGCAAGAGCCTTGAAGACATCGCCGCCGGCAAGCGTGCACCCGAAGGGGTGCAGCCCGGCGCGCTGAACCGGCTGTACGTCGTCGAGAGCATGCCGACCAACGCCGGGGCCGTCTCGGACCACCGGCTGCCCCTCAAGGCGTCGCAGCTCGAAGCGTTCGCCCGCGAGTTGGCCAAGGAACTCGGCGTGCCCGGCGCTCCTGCGGGGGCGCTGCCGGCCGACGCGAAGCTCGCGAAGGACTGGATCAAGCCGCTGGCCGCCGACCTGAAGGCCAAGACCGGGAAGAGCGTGGTGGTGGTCGGCGAGCACGCGCCGGCTTCGGTCCACGCCCTGGCGTTCGCGATCAACCAGCACCTCGGCAACATCGGTCAGACGGTGAAGCTGATCCCGACGCCGGAAGTGACCGTCGCGGGCAAAATGAGCGACCTCAAGACGCTCACCAAAGAGTTGGCCGACAAGGCGTTCGACGCGCTGCTCGTCGTCGGCGCCGTGAACCCGGCGCACACGGCCCCGGCGGACTTCGACTTCGCGGCCGCGCTGAAGGCGGCCGGCGAGGACGCTGCGAAACTGACCCTGCACCTCGGCCAGCGCCAGGACGAGACCGGCGTATTGTGCCAGTGGCACATCAACGAGGCGCACTACCTCGAAGCGTGGGGCGACATCCGCGGCCACGACGGGACGGTCGCGGTCCAGCAGCCGCTGATCGCGCCGCTGCACGGCGGCAAGGGCGTGATCGAGTTCTTCGGCGCGATCGTCCCCAGCGCCGCCGACGGGGACGCCAAGCTCGGCGCCCGCGTCTCGGCCGCAACGCAGGACCCCTACGAGGTGGTTCGGGCCACCTGGCGGGCGTGGTACGACGAGAAGAACAAGGGGGCCGCGCCGGGCGGCTTCGAGGTGTTCTGGCAGCAGTCCGTCCGGTCCGGGGTGGTCGCGGGCTCGGCCCCCGCCCCGGTGGCCGCGAAGCTGACCGCCGACTGGGCCGCCGGGGCCGCCGCCCCGGCCCCCGCCGGCGGCGACTACGAGCTGAACATCCGGGCGTGCCCGTCGCTGCACGACGGGCGGTTCGCCAACAACGGCTGGCTCCAGGAACTGCCCAAGCCGCTCACGAAAATCTCGTGGGACAACGCGGCGTTCCTGAGCCCGAAGACCGCCGACAAGCTCGGCGTCTCGACCTCGTTCCACTGGACCGCCGGCGAGCACGGCCGGGCCGAGGTGAACGTCGTCGAGATCGAGGTGGCCGGCCGGAAGATCAAGGCCCCGGTGTGGATCCTCCCCGGGCACGTGGACGACTCGGTCACGATCCACCTCGGGCACGGCCGCGACGGCGCCCGGGCGGGCAGCGTCGCCGGCGTCTACACCGACGCCGCGATCATGGGCTGGGGCAAAGAGGTGAACGTCGACGGCAAGCCCGTCGCCGGGTTCGACGCCTACCCGGTCCGCACCTCGGCCGCCCTCTGGACCGCTAGCGCGAAGGTCACGAAGACCGCCGCCACGTACCTGCTGGCCTGCACCCAGGGCCACTGGTCGATGGCGGAAAAGGACCCGGTTTCCGGCAAGGTCCTCGACCGCAAGCCCGTCCGCAAGGGCACGGTCGAAGAGTACAAGAAGAACCCGGCCTTCGCGAAGATCCCGCCGATGGCGGCCGGCGAGACCGAAGAGATCAACCTGAACCTGCCGCTCCCGAAGGCGAAGGACCCCTCCAAGGACCCGGTGAAGTCGCACCACCCGCACGACGGGCGGCTGCACCCGCTGAACATGTACAAGCCGGCCGAGGGGCTGACGCCGGACCTGAAGGAGGCCCAGCGCCGCCGCTGGGGCATGGCGATCGACCTGAGCGCCTGCACCGGGTGCGGGGCGTGCGTGGTCGCCTGCATCGGCGAGAACAACATCCCGGTGGTCGGCAAGAACCAGGTCACCAAGGGCCGGGAGATGCACTGGATCCGCATCGACCGGTACTACGAGACCACCACCACGCCGGACATGAAGGACGCGTCCGCGAAGGACGCCGCGGCCATCCGCACGTACTTCCAGCCGGTCATGTGCGTGCAGTGCGAGAACGCCCCGTGCGAGATCGTGTGCCCGGTCGGCGCCACGGTCCACAGCAGCGACGGGCTCAACGACATGGCGTACAACCGCTGCGTCGGCACCCGGTACTGCTCGAACAACTGCCCGTACAAGGTGCGGCGGTTCAACTTCCTCACGTTCCAGGACTGGGCCACGGACACCCTGAAGCTCGGGCGCAACCCGGACGTGTCGGTGCGGAGCCGCGGGGTGATGGAGAAGTGCACGTTCTGCGTGCAGCGGATCCGCGGGGCCGAGATCGTCGCGGAGCGCGAGTTCCGGCAGATCCGCGACGGCGAGATCCTGACCGCGTGCCAGTCGGCGTGCCCGTCCGGGGCGATCGTGTTCGGCGACCTCAACGACGCCGAGAGCGCCGTCTCGAAGTGGAAGAACGAGCCCGCCAACTACGGGCTGCTGGCCGAGATCAACACCCGTCCGCGGCTCACGCACATGGCCGCGATCCGTAACCCGAACCCCGCAATGCCGAAGGGGAACTGA
- the nrfD gene encoding NrfD/PsrC family molybdoenzyme membrane anchor subunit, translated as MATAEHPPARSTELPLEPEMHALVKSVYDQKPHGLVSVGNAIGSVVLDGQHPRGWWIGFLAGFAMLQILAVAVAWLFYWGTGVWGLNVPTAWGFAIVNFVWWIGIGHAGTLISAVLLLLHQKWRTSINRFSEAMTIFAVMCAGVFPLIHMGRPWFAYWMYPFPNVAGVYPQFRSPLAWDVYAVTTYFTVSLVFWYLGLVPDLAALRDDAKKRWQRVVYGLLALGWRGSAIHWRRYEKVYLILGGISTPLVLSVHTVVSFDFAVSIVPLWHATIFPPFFVAGAIYSGFAMVVAIAIPVRKWYKLEDFFTDHHLDICGKVMLATGFLVTYGYFSEIWMAWYGHSLYEWGTTLERVFGRYGWSYWCLIGFNCVIPLTLLWSKRVRRSAFWLEVNCVCVLIGMWFERYVIVITLTREYLPSAWGQYAPTVWDYATMIGSVGLFLFLFFLFLRYLPMISITEMRELLPKKQGGGGGHSIMENAP; from the coding sequence GTGGCGACAGCGGAACATCCTCCCGCGCGCTCGACCGAGTTGCCGCTCGAGCCCGAGATGCACGCGCTCGTCAAGAGCGTGTACGACCAGAAGCCGCACGGGCTGGTCTCGGTCGGCAACGCGATCGGCAGCGTGGTCCTCGACGGCCAGCACCCGCGGGGCTGGTGGATCGGGTTCCTGGCCGGCTTCGCGATGCTCCAGATCCTGGCCGTCGCGGTGGCCTGGCTCTTTTACTGGGGCACGGGGGTCTGGGGCCTGAACGTCCCGACCGCCTGGGGCTTCGCGATCGTCAACTTCGTGTGGTGGATCGGCATCGGCCACGCCGGCACGCTGATCTCCGCCGTGCTGCTGCTGCTGCACCAGAAGTGGCGCACGAGCATCAACCGGTTCTCCGAGGCGATGACCATCTTCGCGGTCATGTGCGCGGGCGTGTTCCCGCTGATCCACATGGGCCGCCCGTGGTTCGCCTACTGGATGTACCCGTTCCCGAACGTGGCCGGCGTGTACCCGCAGTTCCGCAGCCCGCTGGCGTGGGACGTGTACGCGGTCACCACGTACTTCACCGTGTCGCTGGTGTTCTGGTACCTCGGGCTGGTGCCGGACCTCGCGGCGCTCCGCGACGACGCCAAGAAGCGGTGGCAGCGGGTCGTGTACGGCCTGCTGGCCCTCGGCTGGCGCGGCTCGGCCATCCACTGGCGGCGGTACGAAAAGGTCTACCTGATCCTCGGCGGCATCAGCACGCCGCTGGTGCTCTCGGTGCACACGGTGGTGTCCTTCGACTTCGCCGTGTCGATCGTGCCGCTGTGGCACGCCACGATCTTCCCGCCGTTCTTCGTCGCCGGGGCCATCTACTCGGGCTTCGCGATGGTGGTGGCGATCGCCATCCCGGTCCGCAAGTGGTACAAGCTCGAGGACTTCTTCACCGACCACCACCTGGACATCTGCGGCAAGGTGATGCTGGCGACCGGGTTCCTGGTCACCTACGGCTACTTCTCCGAGATCTGGATGGCCTGGTACGGCCACAGCCTCTACGAGTGGGGCACCACCCTGGAGCGGGTGTTCGGCCGGTACGGCTGGTCGTACTGGTGCCTGATCGGGTTCAACTGCGTGATCCCGCTGACGCTGCTGTGGTCCAAGCGGGTGCGCCGCAGCGCGTTCTGGCTCGAGGTCAACTGCGTCTGCGTGCTCATCGGGATGTGGTTCGAGCGGTACGTGATCGTGATCACGCTGACCCGCGAGTACCTGCCGAGCGCGTGGGGCCAGTACGCCCCGACGGTCTGGGACTACGCGACCATGATCGGCTCCGTGGGCCTGTTCCTGTTCCTGTTCTTCTTGTTCCTCCGATACCTGCCGATGATCTCGATCACCGAGATGCGCGAGCTCCTGCCCAAGAAGCAGGGCGGCGGCGGCGGCCACTCGATCATGGAGAACGCGCCGTGA